Genomic window (Arachis hypogaea cultivar Tifrunner chromosome 13, arahy.Tifrunner.gnm2.J5K5, whole genome shotgun sequence):
GGTTGGCACAACATTTTGCATGCTATAACATTTTCTTCCATAGTAGACTGAAAGAAATGTATTCAATCATCTGCAAACGTTATGCACATCACACTCCTCAATTTGCTGGAAACGAAATTTTTATGTAAACAAGTGTTGATGCATAACCATGACTACTGAGGTAATATAGTAGATACCTCTATTTTTTCATGCAACTTTAGGTATTAAAAAATGGCTGCAACAAACCAAAACCATTAAACCATCAAAAACTAGTAGCTTATAACAAGTTAGAATAATCAATGGTTAACTCAAACTACTCATATGCACAGTTTGAAGTATTTTTATTGGTGGAATGAGATGAAGCTTCACATGTGGCTAATGCTAAGAGTCTGATTTGTATACTACTATTCAAGAAACTGCAATAGAAACTTACCGGTATTATTGGCCTCATTTGTCCAACAAACTGAAAGTTCTGATGCCTTCTCAATCCCCTTTGACTTGTATGGAGCAATGTTGTGAACACCAATATGGAGAGAACCCAGTAAATCATTCTCAATACACTCATACCTACATAAAATATCAGATTTCAGAATCATCAATGTCAAGTAATAATGAAGTACATTATTTAAAACAGCGCTCACATTTTTTGACAGAGTTTGTCAATGATAGTGGTCAGATTGATTATCTGCATCCTTATCTCCATGACTTTATCATCTTCAAAAGTTTCAAAAGGCTCCTCTAAAATTTTGGAGAGCTtttcaacgtttgcctcaagctgcTGCTGCTGATCCTCAAACAAGTTCTGTTTTATTTCCCTTTGAGCTTCTGTCATTTCTTCCTTAAATAGCTCGTCACCAAACATGTAAAACGCAAATGCATATGAATATGATAGGACACGCCTAGATCTGAAAAGTCTAGAGAGCCCATTATTTACCCAACTATAATCCCTTAGCGTAGAATCTTTTTCTTCTGAGACAGCAATCTTCTCTTGTATAGTCTCCTTCAGTTTACTCTCAAGCTTAAAGGAATCTGTGTGAGCTTTGTAACGATTATGATAATGCATATAACGATACAGATCCCTCTTTGCCCGTTCAGCTGTTTTTTCTTGCTCTTTATAGCGACCACAGCTATGACCAGCAATGCTTGACCAGGTATGCTCTCGACCAGTAGCTCCACCACACAACCAACTGCACCAAAAAGGAAATGATTGTATTGAAAACATTATCAACAAACAAAGTTAAAAAACAAAATATCCTGTAGAGAGGAATACTGACCAAAAAGCTTGACCACAGATACAGCTAACCAAGTTACAACCACCATTTTTCTCGACCGGTTTGTGGCACTTTGGACAAGGCTTGGTATGAACTGTTATCCAATTAACAGTTTCTGATTCATCTCGACACTTTTTGGCCCAAAGCTCCCACATCAAACATGAGCATGGGGAATGTGCTTCTGACAAGCAACTAAAGCAAAACTGTAAACCACATGAACATTCTACCTCACACAATTCATCGTCCTCAACACGTATTGCATTCCCACAATGAGGCGTACTAGGACACCATTTAACTCTCTTGTTGTCTTCAATATAGGATTCAAGAAGAAAGCGTTCATATTTCTCTGCCATATCAGGGTGCTTTTTGCTGAGAAGAGTTCTGACAACAGCTTCATCACAAATGGAATAACATTTGTGTGCCATGCATCTGATTCGCTTACTTTGACCCTCATTTATCTTGACAATAAAATGCTCTGTCCAACC
Coding sequences:
- the LOC112736843 gene encoding probable E3 ubiquitin-protein ligase ARI1 isoform X2; the encoded protein is MEDYAASSDDEYRYSDPEDSVDAFDNDDNDYQLVSSKGPSTQVITKESLLAAQKEDLRRVMDMLSVREQHARTLLIFHRWDVEKLFAVYVDRGKHFLFSEAGVTVDEHRDSNSSAAPSTIMCEICIEDVPSDETTKMDCGHCFCNGCWTEHFIVKINEGQSKRIRCMAHKCYSICDEAVVRTLLSKKHPDMAEKYERFLLESYIEDNKRVKWCPSTPHCGNAIRVEDDELCEVECSCGLQFCFSCLSEAHSPCSCLMWELWAKKCRDESETVNWITVHTKPCPKCHKPVEKNGGCNLVSCICGQAFCWLCGGATGREHTWSSIAGHSCGRYKEQEKTAERAKRDLYRYMHYHNRYKAHTDSFKLESKLKETIQEKIAVSEEKDSTLRDYSWVNNGLSRLFRSRRVLSYSYAFAFYMFGDELFKEEMTEAQREIKQNLFEDQQQQLEANVEKLSKILEEPFETFEDDKVMEIRMQIINLTTIIDKLCQKMYECIENDLLGSLHIGVHNIAPYKSKGIEKASELSVCWTNEANNTAIF
- the LOC112736843 gene encoding probable E3 ubiquitin-protein ligase ARI1 isoform X1 produces the protein MEDYAASSDDEYRYSDPEDSVDAFDNDDNDYQLVSSKGPSTQVITKESLLAAQKEDLRRVMDMLSVREQHARTLLIFHRWDVEKLFAVYVDRGKHFLFSEAGVTVDEHRDSNSSAAPSTIMCEICIEDVPSDETTKMDCGHCFCNGCWTEHFIVKINEGQSKRIRCMAHKCYSICDEAVVRTLLSKKHPDMAEKYERFLLESYIEDNKRVKWCPSTPHCGNAIRVEDDELCEVECSCGLQFCFSCLSEAHSPCSCLMWELWAKKCRDESETVNWITVHTKPCPKCHKPVEKNGGCNLVSCICGQAFCWLCGGATGREHTWSSIAGHSCGRYKEQEKTAERAKRDLYRYMHYHNRYKAHTDSFKLESKLKETIQEKIAVSEEKDSTLRDYSWVNNGLSRLFRSRRVLSYSYAFAFYMFGDELFKEEMTEAQREIKQNLFEDQQQQLEANVEKLSKILEEPFETFEDDKVMEIRMQIINLTTIIDKLCQKMYECIENDLLGSLHIGVHNIAPYKSKGIEKASELSVCWTNEANNTGVTAELDRPSGSGSSDDSGCSSRKRARKEGLGGAFFDLNLPAEFVDRN
- the LOC112736843 gene encoding probable E3 ubiquitin-protein ligase ARI1 isoform X3 — encoded protein: MEDYAASSDDEYRYSDPEDSVDAFDNDDNDYQLVSSKGPSTQVITKESLLAAQKEDLRRVMDMLSVREQHARTLLIFHRWDVEKLFAVYVDRGKHFLFSEAGVTVDEHRDSNSSAAPSTIMCEICIEDVPSDETTKMDCGHCFCNGCWTEHFIVKINEGQSKRIRCMAHKCYSICDEAVVRTLLSKKHPDMAEKYERFLLESYIEDNKRVKWCPSTPHCGNAIRVEDDELCEVECSCGLQFCFSCLSEAHSPCSCLMWELWAKKCRDESETVNWITVHTKPCPKCHKPVEKNGGCNLVSCICGQAFCWLCGGATGREHTWSSIAGHSCGRYKEQEKTAERAKRDLYRYMHYHNRYKAHTDSFKLESKLKETIQEKIAVSEEKDSTLRDYSWVNNGLSRLFRSRRVLSYSYAFAFYMFGDELFKEEMTEAQREIKQNLFEDQQQQLEANVEKLSKILEEPFETFEDDKVMEIRMQIINLTTIIDKLCQKMYECIENDLLGSLHIGVHNIAPYKSKGIEKASELSVCWTNEANNTV
- the LOC112736843 gene encoding probable E3 ubiquitin-protein ligase ARI1 isoform X4; its protein translation is MDMLSVREQHARTLLIFHRWDVEKLFAVYVDRGKHFLFSEAGVTVDEHRDSNSSAAPSTIMCEICIEDVPSDETTKMDCGHCFCNGCWTEHFIVKINEGQSKRIRCMAHKCYSICDEAVVRTLLSKKHPDMAEKYERFLLESYIEDNKRVKWCPSTPHCGNAIRVEDDELCEVECSCGLQFCFSCLSEAHSPCSCLMWELWAKKCRDESETVNWITVHTKPCPKCHKPVEKNGGCNLVSCICGQAFCWLCGGATGREHTWSSIAGHSCGRYKEQEKTAERAKRDLYRYMHYHNRYKAHTDSFKLESKLKETIQEKIAVSEEKDSTLRDYSWVNNGLSRLFRSRRVLSYSYAFAFYMFGDELFKEEMTEAQREIKQNLFEDQQQQLEANVEKLSKILEEPFETFEDDKVMEIRMQIINLTTIIDKLCQKMYECIENDLLGSLHIGVHNIAPYKSKGIEKASELSVCWTNEANNTGVTAELDRPSGSGSSDDSGCSSRKRARKEGLGGAFFDLNLPAEFVDRN
- the LOC112736843 gene encoding probable E3 ubiquitin-protein ligase ARI1 isoform X5, which codes for MDMLSVREQHARTLLIFHRWDVEKLFAVYVDRGKHFLFSEAGVTVDEHRDSNSSAAPSTIMCEICIEDVPSDETTKMDCGHCFCNGCWTEHFIVKINEGQSKRIRCMAHKCYSICDEAVVRTLLSKKHPDMAEKYERFLLESYIEDNKRVKWCPSTPHCGNAIRVEDDELCEVECSCGLQFCFSCLSEAHSPCSCLMWELWAKKCRDESETVNWITVHTKPCPKCHKPVEKNGGCNLVSCICGQAFCWLCGGATGREHTWSSIAGHSCGRYKEQEKTAERAKRDLYRYMHYHNRYKAHTDSFKLESKLKETIQEKIAVSEEKDSTLRDYSWVNNGLSRLFRSRRVLSYSYAFAFYMFGDELFKEEMTEAQREIKQNLFEDQQQQLEANVEKLSKILEEPFETFEDDKVMEIRMQIINLTTIIDKLCQKMYECIENDLLGSLHIGVHNIAPYKSKGIEKASELSVCWTNEANNTV